From Pseudomonas hefeiensis, one genomic window encodes:
- a CDS encoding crotonase/enoyl-CoA hydratase family protein, protein MSDLIAYHLEDGIATLTLNNGKVNAISPDVIAAFNTALDQAVTDRAVVIITGQPGILSGGYDLKVMTAGPKEAVSLVTAGSTLARRLLSHPFPVVVACPGHAVAKGAFLLLSADYRIGVDGPFSIGLNEVQIGMTMHHAGIELARDRLRKSAFHRSVINGEMFNPQSAVDAGFLDKVVSAEELQGAALEAARQLKKINMTAHKNTKLKVRKALLETLDSAILLDQEHMG, encoded by the coding sequence ATGAGCGACCTGATTGCCTACCATCTCGAAGACGGTATCGCGACCCTGACCTTGAACAACGGCAAGGTCAATGCCATCTCGCCGGATGTGATTGCCGCGTTCAACACTGCGCTGGATCAGGCTGTGACGGATCGGGCGGTGGTGATCATTACCGGGCAACCGGGGATTTTGTCCGGTGGTTACGATTTGAAGGTGATGACCGCCGGTCCCAAGGAAGCGGTGAGCCTGGTTACGGCCGGCTCGACCCTGGCCCGTCGCCTGTTGTCGCACCCCTTCCCCGTCGTTGTCGCGTGCCCCGGGCATGCGGTGGCCAAGGGTGCGTTCCTGCTGCTGTCGGCGGACTATCGCATCGGTGTCGATGGACCGTTCAGCATTGGCCTGAACGAGGTGCAGATCGGCATGACCATGCACCACGCAGGCATTGAGCTGGCCCGTGATCGTCTGCGCAAGTCTGCGTTCCATCGCTCGGTGATCAATGGCGAGATGTTCAACCCGCAGAGCGCTGTGGATGCCGGTTTCCTCGACAAGGTGGTATCAGCCGAAGAACTGCAGGGCGCGGCGCTGGAGGCCGCGCGTCAGTTGAAGAAAATCAACATGACCGCCCACAAGAACACCAAGCTGAAAGTGCGCAAGGCTCTGCTGGAGACGCTGGACAGTGCAATCCTGCTGGATCAGGAGCACATGGGTTAG
- a CDS encoding alpha/beta fold hydrolase, which yields MKTARQHSKTGKTHRRVLGSSILALSLLGALGVAHGQSTSAAQPTAIKSGVTHTTPSPFGALKHVKAGLLDVAYAETGPADGPVVILLHGWPYDIHSYDEVAPLLAAKGYRVLMPYARGYGDTHFLSEKTLRNGQPAALASDVIDFIDALKIKQAVLGGYDWGARSADIVAALWPERVKALVAVSGYLIGSQAAGQNPLPPKAELQWWYQFYFATDRGRAGYEKNTHDFAKLIWQLASPKWAFDDTTFDRSAKALENPDHVEITVFNYRWRLGLVQGETRYDALEQKLATAPSISVPTITLEGDANGAPHPAPEDYAKRFTGKYEFRLISGGIGHNLPQEDPQAFAKAVIDADHL from the coding sequence ATGAAAACGGCACGGCAGCACAGCAAAACCGGTAAAACCCATCGCCGCGTGCTCGGCTCATCCATCCTCGCGCTCAGTCTGCTCGGCGCGCTCGGGGTTGCCCATGGGCAATCCACCAGCGCCGCGCAGCCAACCGCGATCAAGTCCGGCGTCACACATACAACGCCCTCCCCGTTCGGTGCGCTGAAGCATGTCAAGGCCGGTCTGCTGGACGTGGCGTACGCTGAAACCGGCCCCGCCGATGGGCCGGTGGTGATTCTGCTGCACGGCTGGCCGTACGACATTCACAGCTATGACGAAGTCGCGCCCTTGCTCGCAGCGAAGGGATACCGCGTGCTGATGCCGTACGCCCGAGGCTACGGCGATACGCATTTTCTGTCCGAGAAGACACTTCGCAACGGTCAACCGGCCGCGCTGGCCAGTGACGTGATCGACTTCATCGATGCGCTGAAGATCAAGCAAGCCGTGCTCGGTGGCTACGATTGGGGCGCACGTTCGGCGGACATCGTCGCGGCCCTGTGGCCGGAGCGGGTCAAGGCGCTGGTCGCGGTCAGTGGCTATCTGATCGGCAGCCAGGCCGCCGGCCAGAACCCGCTACCGCCCAAGGCTGAGTTGCAGTGGTGGTATCAGTTTTATTTCGCCACTGACCGGGGCCGCGCCGGGTACGAGAAAAACACCCACGACTTCGCCAAGTTGATCTGGCAACTGGCGTCGCCAAAATGGGCATTCGATGACACCACCTTCGACCGCAGCGCCAAGGCGCTGGAAAACCCCGACCATGTCGAGATCACCGTGTTCAACTACCGTTGGCGTCTCGGCTTGGTCCAGGGCGAGACCCGGTACGACGCGCTGGAACAGAAACTGGCGACGGCGCCTTCCATCAGCGTGCCGACCATCACCCTTGAAGGCGATGCCAACGGCGCGCCGCACCCAGCTCCCGAGGATTACGCCAAGCGCTTCACTGGCAAATACGAATTCCGGTTGATCAGCGGCGGCATCGGCCACAACTTGCCGCAGGAAGATCCGCAGGCGTTTGCCAAGGCCGTGATCGATGCCGATCATCTTTGA
- a CDS encoding nuclear transport factor 2 family protein — protein MTPWMSLAVRLQAVALCLMLSTNTVSASQAADQNTNTDLVRQAFTNWQQGQGTAFDLLAPDATWTVSGSSPVSGVYNSKSDLIERAVRPITARLATPISPTVQSIVAEDDVVVVLWKGEAMALDRKPYNNTYLWHMTFKDGQITEVNAFLDTYVLNDLMRRVDPVR, from the coding sequence ATGACCCCATGGATGAGTTTGGCTGTGCGCCTTCAGGCTGTCGCGCTGTGTTTGATGCTTTCAACGAACACGGTCTCAGCGTCGCAAGCCGCTGACCAAAACACCAATACCGACTTGGTGCGCCAAGCATTTACTAACTGGCAGCAAGGCCAAGGCACTGCTTTCGATCTGCTGGCGCCCGACGCAACGTGGACCGTATCTGGATCAAGCCCTGTTTCCGGTGTGTATAACAGCAAGTCGGATTTAATCGAGCGAGCCGTACGACCGATCACCGCTCGGCTGGCGACACCCATTTCCCCTACCGTGCAAAGCATTGTGGCCGAGGACGATGTCGTGGTGGTTCTCTGGAAGGGAGAAGCCATGGCGCTTGACCGCAAGCCCTACAACAACACTTACCTGTGGCACATGACATTCAAAGATGGCCAGATCACCGAAGTAAATGCCTTTCTGGACACCTACGTGTTGAATGACCTTATGCGTCGGGTTGATCCTGTTCGGTAA